GCGCTCCAATGCGGCCCGCGTGCTCGCGGCCGTCTCCCCGGTCACCGCGGTGAAGGGCGCCGCCTCGCCGAGACCCACCGTCCCGTCGGCGAGCTGCAGGCGCACGAGCAGGTTGTCCGCCACGTCCGGTGCGCCGCCGGCGATGGCGAAGGGCTCGGTGAGGGGCAGGGTGAGGGACTCGAGAGAGATGGCGGTCACGCGCGTGGGCGTCATGGCCCACAGGGTAGGGGAGGGCGCACGGACGGGCGAGCGCGGCGCGGCCGCGTTAGGTTGCCCGCTCTCCCCCCGTGAGGCTCCATGGACGCCGCCGCCTACACCCGCCGCATCGGTTACGAAGGTCCGCTGGAGCCCACGCTCGAGGTGCTCACCGGGCTCTGCGCGGCGCACATCCGGACGGTGCCCTTCGAGAACCTCGCCATCCACGAGGGCGCCCGCATCTCGCTCGAGCCCGAGGCCCTGTTCCACAAGGTGGTGCTGCGGCGGCGGGGCGGGTACTGCTTCGAGCTCAACGGCCTCTTCTCCGCGCTGCTGAAGGCGCTGGGCTTCCAGGTGGAGCACCTGCTCGGCCGCGTGTGGTTCAGCAATCCCACCGCCCCCGTCCCCACCCACCAGGTGAGCCGCGTTGCCCTGGGCGGCGAGCGCTACCTGGTGGACGTGGGCTTCGGGGCGCGGGTGCTGCGCGCCCCCTTGCCCTGGAGGCTGGATGCGCCGGTGGCGCAAGGGCCGGACACCTTCCGGCTCGTGCGCACGGACAACGACGAGGTGATGCTCCAGT
This genomic interval from Aggregicoccus sp. 17bor-14 contains the following:
- a CDS encoding arylamine N-acetyltransferase; translated protein: MDAAAYTRRIGYEGPLEPTLEVLTGLCAAHIRTVPFENLAIHEGARISLEPEALFHKVVLRRRGGYCFELNGLFSALLKALGFQVEHLLGRVWFSNPTAPVPTHQVSRVALGGERYLVDVGFGARVLRAPLPWRLDAPVAQGPDTFRLVRTDNDEVMLQSHEPEGWRNLYSLLPCTVRPQDYVPANHYTSTHPASSFVLNAVAALTTPEGRITFRNRELRRTTAAGTEVRELAHPAELAALLASEFGLEDWTDRAALERFLFPGPGSGR